The following coding sequences are from one Musa acuminata AAA Group cultivar baxijiao chromosome BXJ2-4, Cavendish_Baxijiao_AAA, whole genome shotgun sequence window:
- the LOC135609768 gene encoding uncharacterized protein LOC135609768 isoform X2, translating into MYGYDWIFTMQLVSNDCQEISDTEPILPKLTAAGSSQELTSSSEIRPVLSDCDQNVDDDIDDERRNLVNQDPPQCRICLDIGGDDLIAPCYCRGTQKYVHRSCLDNWRSTKEGFAFAHCTECRAVFLLRANVPPDRWWLRLKFQLLVARDHVLIFVIVQLVVAFLGMLVYRFYGEELREMFGYEEHPYGFYTMAILAVILVGLLYGFFIAIICGQRINERHYHVLAKQELTKEYVVENRDENKNLPELDPSHVTELRMLGLY; encoded by the exons ATGTATGGTTATGATTGGATCTTCACAATGCAGTTGGTATCTAATGATTGTCAAGAAATATCAGATACTGAGCCCATTCTTCCAAAGCTGACTGCTGCAGGCAGTTCCCAGGAGTTGACATCTTCAAGTGAAATTAGACCTGTGCTCAGCGAttgtgatcaaaatgttgatgatGATATTGACGATGAGCGTCGCAATCTGGTCAATCAAGATCCTCCACAATGCCGAATTTGCCTTGATATCGGAG GTGACGACTTGATTGCACCTTGCTATTGCAGGGGTACACAGAAGTATGTGCATCGGTCCTGTCTTGATAACTGGAGATCAACTAAG GAGGGCTTTGCATTTGCACACTGTACAGAGTGCAGGGCAGTTTTCTTATTGCGAGCAAATGTGCCTCCGGATCGCTGGTGGCTAAGATTGAAGTTTCAGCTCCTTGTAGCTAGGGACCATGTCCTTATATTTGTTATTGTGCAATTG GTTGTGGCTTTCTTGGGTATGCTGGTCTACAGATTCTACGGTGAAGAACTGAGAGAAATGTTTGGTTATGAAGAACATCCTTATGGATTCTATACAATGGCCA TATTGGCTGTTATTCTGGTGGGCTTGCTATATGGTTTCTTCATTGCTATAATCTGTGGACAGAGAATTAATGAGCGGCATTATCATGTTCTTGCAAAGCAGGAGCTGACAAAG GAGTACGTGGTTGAAAATCGagatgaaaataaaaacttgccaGAGCTTGATCCTAGTCATGTTACAGAGTTGAGAATGCTGGGTCTTTATTGA
- the LOC135609768 gene encoding uncharacterized protein LOC135609768 isoform X1, translated as MLVRCLPVMKSRPFTASIFLPDELVSNDCQEISDTEPILPKLTAAGSSQELTSSSEIRPVLSDCDQNVDDDIDDERRNLVNQDPPQCRICLDIGGDDLIAPCYCRGTQKYVHRSCLDNWRSTKEGFAFAHCTECRAVFLLRANVPPDRWWLRLKFQLLVARDHVLIFVIVQLVVAFLGMLVYRFYGEELREMFGYEEHPYGFYTMAILAVILVGLLYGFFIAIICGQRINERHYHVLAKQELTKEYVVENRDENKNLPELDPSHVTELRMLGLY; from the exons ATGCTGGTCAGATGCTTGCCTGTGATGAAGTCTAGGCCTTTTACTGCATCAATATTTCTTCCTGATGAG TTGGTATCTAATGATTGTCAAGAAATATCAGATACTGAGCCCATTCTTCCAAAGCTGACTGCTGCAGGCAGTTCCCAGGAGTTGACATCTTCAAGTGAAATTAGACCTGTGCTCAGCGAttgtgatcaaaatgttgatgatGATATTGACGATGAGCGTCGCAATCTGGTCAATCAAGATCCTCCACAATGCCGAATTTGCCTTGATATCGGAG GTGACGACTTGATTGCACCTTGCTATTGCAGGGGTACACAGAAGTATGTGCATCGGTCCTGTCTTGATAACTGGAGATCAACTAAG GAGGGCTTTGCATTTGCACACTGTACAGAGTGCAGGGCAGTTTTCTTATTGCGAGCAAATGTGCCTCCGGATCGCTGGTGGCTAAGATTGAAGTTTCAGCTCCTTGTAGCTAGGGACCATGTCCTTATATTTGTTATTGTGCAATTG GTTGTGGCTTTCTTGGGTATGCTGGTCTACAGATTCTACGGTGAAGAACTGAGAGAAATGTTTGGTTATGAAGAACATCCTTATGGATTCTATACAATGGCCA TATTGGCTGTTATTCTGGTGGGCTTGCTATATGGTTTCTTCATTGCTATAATCTGTGGACAGAGAATTAATGAGCGGCATTATCATGTTCTTGCAAAGCAGGAGCTGACAAAG GAGTACGTGGTTGAAAATCGagatgaaaataaaaacttgccaGAGCTTGATCCTAGTCATGTTACAGAGTTGAGAATGCTGGGTCTTTATTGA